One window from the genome of Leptospirillum ferriphilum encodes:
- the fliN gene encoding flagellar motor switch protein FliN → MAEEPLDEEALAAAWEADLAKQDKGEEPEPKTEPERTSEPPESIDFLLDVPLTVSVRVGTARMLIKDLLQLGQGSVVELDKLAGEPMEILINDKLVARGEVVMVNDKYGVRLTDIVSPIERIKSL, encoded by the coding sequence ATGGCAGAGGAACCGCTGGATGAAGAAGCGCTGGCCGCAGCATGGGAAGCCGACCTGGCCAAGCAGGACAAAGGGGAGGAGCCGGAGCCGAAGACCGAGCCTGAAAGGACCTCGGAACCGCCGGAGTCCATCGATTTTCTTCTCGATGTCCCGCTGACCGTGAGCGTTCGGGTGGGAACGGCGCGGATGTTGATCAAGGATCTTCTCCAGCTGGGTCAGGGGTCCGTTGTCGAACTCGACAAGCTGGCGGGTGAACCCATGGAGATCCTGATCAACGACAAGCTGGTCGCGCGGGGCGAAGTGGTGATGGTCAACGACAAGTACGGGGTCCGTCTCACGGATATTGTGAGCCCCATCGAACGGATCAAAAGTCTTTAA
- the fliP gene encoding flagellar type III secretion system pore protein FliP (The bacterial flagellar biogenesis protein FliP forms a type III secretion system (T3SS)-type pore required for flagellar assembly.), producing MERLRGFFPVVVFLTAFWMMGILFVTSAPAADLHVAPVSPLPDIHLSFGSGTPAPSQVAVTVELLLLLTVLSLAPAILVMMTSFTRIVVVLSFLRQAMGTAQVPPNQVLVGLSLFLTFFVMAPVWKTMDETAITPYLDKKIAPDVAVDRAMKPVRAFMFRQVRQKDIALFVRIAHLPRTPSSPDDIPTYVLIPAFVVSELSTAFEMGFLIYLPFLILDMVVSSVLMSMGMMMLPPTVVSLPFKILLFVLVDGWSLVVGSLVRSFH from the coding sequence GTGGAGCGTCTGAGAGGGTTTTTTCCTGTCGTCGTTTTTCTGACGGCATTCTGGATGATGGGGATTCTTTTTGTCACCTCCGCACCGGCGGCGGATCTCCATGTCGCGCCCGTTTCCCCCCTTCCGGATATCCATCTGTCTTTCGGGTCCGGCACGCCGGCGCCCAGCCAGGTTGCTGTCACGGTCGAGCTGTTGCTCCTTCTGACCGTCCTTTCCCTGGCGCCGGCCATTCTGGTCATGATGACCTCCTTCACGCGGATCGTGGTGGTCCTCTCGTTCCTCCGCCAGGCCATGGGAACGGCCCAGGTTCCTCCCAACCAGGTTCTTGTCGGGCTGTCCCTTTTTTTGACGTTCTTTGTCATGGCTCCGGTCTGGAAAACGATGGACGAGACGGCGATCACTCCCTATCTGGACAAGAAGATCGCTCCGGACGTCGCCGTGGACCGGGCGATGAAGCCTGTCCGGGCGTTCATGTTCCGGCAAGTCCGTCAAAAAGACATCGCTCTTTTCGTCCGCATTGCGCATCTTCCCCGCACGCCGTCCTCTCCGGACGACATTCCGACGTATGTTCTGATCCCGGCGTTTGTCGTCAGCGAACTGTCGACCGCCTTCGAGATGGGCTTTCTGATCTATCTTCCGTTTTTGATCCTCGACATGGTGGTTTCGTCGGTCCTCATGTCCATGGGGATGATGATGCTCCCGCCGACGGTCGTTTCTCTTCCGTTTAAAATCCTGCTGTTTGTTCTGGTGGATGGCTGGTCCCTGGTCGTGGGCTCCCTGGTCCGGAGTTTTCACTAG
- the fliO gene encoding flagellar biosynthetic protein FliO, translated as MNRLVSGHHPSLLWMGGKLVLSLVVVLGLFLGAVWVVRQLQRKTRTIRSTSRDEIRILQTVVVAPKSTVSVVRVGEESFLLGVTPQTISLLARLGGVKGPEDLLRDKQDVPSESPSSSRTLHSGIRTDSREEAGREDRRKKDDRFESVVEEALSRIRQNQSSREGDGGRRWSV; from the coding sequence ATGAATCGTCTGGTATCGGGCCACCATCCGTCACTCTTGTGGATGGGGGGAAAACTGGTCCTGTCTCTAGTGGTCGTGCTGGGCCTGTTTCTGGGAGCGGTGTGGGTTGTGCGGCAGCTTCAGAGGAAAACCCGGACAATCCGGTCGACCTCCCGGGACGAGATACGGATCCTGCAGACGGTCGTTGTCGCTCCGAAGTCGACGGTTTCGGTGGTCCGGGTCGGGGAAGAATCCTTTCTGCTGGGGGTCACGCCCCAGACGATCTCCCTGTTGGCCCGCCTCGGAGGGGTAAAGGGTCCTGAGGATCTCCTGCGGGACAAACAGGACGTCCCGTCCGAATCCCCCTCTTCGTCCCGGACCCTGCACTCCGGGATCCGGACGGATTCCAGGGAGGAAGCCGGCCGGGAGGACCGACGAAAGAAAGACGACCGTTTCGAATCCGTCGTCGAAGAGGCTCTGTCCCGGATCCGCCAGAACCAGTCCTCCCGCGAAGGCGATGGAGGCCGCCGGTGGAGCGTCTGA
- the fliQ gene encoding flagellar biosynthesis protein FliQ, whose product MNVQTAIDLTHNALVMALILTLPVLVVSLVIGVLVSLFQAVTQINETTLSFLPKVAGVVGVLLVLMPWMVRQLIDYTATLFRELPGVVR is encoded by the coding sequence ATGAATGTTCAGACCGCGATCGATTTGACGCACAACGCGCTGGTGATGGCCCTGATCCTGACGCTTCCCGTTCTTGTCGTCAGCCTCGTGATCGGGGTTCTGGTGAGCCTTTTTCAGGCGGTGACCCAGATCAACGAAACAACGCTGTCCTTCCTTCCCAAGGTGGCGGGCGTCGTCGGGGTTCTTCTGGTCCTGATGCCCTGGATGGTCCGTCAACTCATTGACTATACCGCCACCCTGTTCCGCGAACTTCCCGGAGTCGTCCGGTGA
- a CDS encoding flagellar biosynthetic protein FliR — MNLFQIRTDTLLLYVWVLARVSGLVVSMPVLSGKAVPVRIKALIAVALAFLIEPVVLGNVSPPRLFSAWLGSLVTEFFVGVALGFSSYLVFAAVSFAGELAGVQVGFGLVDVINPLGLAEVPLLGTFQNSVAFLVFLASGTHEALIWALGRSYAVVPPGEGRFRTIFYEGYLGVFAHFMVLGITLAAPFLVGGIVLNLAMGFLSRMMPQMNLISVGFPVLVLGGLGLLILSLPFLGSVLEDSFFRMDETLGGILRLVGQHGG, encoded by the coding sequence GTGAACCTGTTCCAGATCCGGACAGACACTCTTCTTCTGTACGTCTGGGTTCTGGCCCGCGTCTCCGGTCTGGTCGTCAGCATGCCGGTTCTTTCCGGCAAGGCAGTGCCCGTCCGGATCAAGGCCCTGATTGCCGTGGCGCTGGCCTTTCTGATCGAACCGGTCGTTCTCGGGAATGTTTCTCCGCCCCGTCTTTTTTCGGCCTGGCTTGGGTCCCTCGTGACAGAATTTTTTGTGGGGGTTGCCCTGGGGTTTTCCTCCTATCTGGTGTTCGCAGCCGTTTCGTTCGCCGGCGAACTCGCCGGGGTCCAGGTCGGGTTCGGACTCGTCGACGTGATCAATCCCCTGGGACTGGCGGAGGTACCCCTTCTGGGAACATTTCAGAATTCCGTGGCGTTCCTGGTGTTTCTCGCTTCCGGAACCCACGAAGCCCTGATCTGGGCACTGGGTCGCTCCTATGCGGTCGTCCCTCCGGGGGAAGGACGATTCCGGACGATCTTCTACGAAGGGTACCTGGGTGTGTTCGCCCATTTTATGGTTCTGGGGATCACCCTGGCCGCCCCCTTCCTGGTGGGAGGGATCGTTTTGAACCTGGCCATGGGGTTTCTGTCCCGCATGATGCCCCAGATGAACCTGATTTCGGTCGGTTTTCCGGTTCTTGTTCTGGGGGGGCTGGGTCTTTTGATCCTCTCGCTGCCTTTTCTGGGGTCCGTCCTGGAAGACTCTTTTTTCCGGATGGACGAGACTCTCGGGGGCATCCTGAGACTGGTGGGACAGCATGGCGGATGA
- the flhB gene encoding flagellar biosynthesis protein FlhB, with protein MADEFEQKQEEPTARKLEKAREEGQVARSREVGSLFFLLAALLLFGSVGHTVVVGLENQMEQGFVEAPSIRLTPDSIGPYLGKILWNTLKTGFPLWGGFLAASILAFLFQGPPVWSVKALVPKWERVSPVKGMGRLFSGRSLIELAKYLVKVLLVMFVVLWSLRGDWERLPALQAAGVHRFFGALTGFLRDALYRLIPLFVVIAILDFLLQRIQLNRSLRMTRSEIREEFKETEGDPHVRSRIRSIQRAMARRRMMAKVKTATVVVTNPTHFAVAIRYEPMTMAAPVVVAKGQDEVALNIRKIAREARVPVMENPPLARTLYAACPLDREIPVEFYQAVAEILSLLYERGHWEGMTHGVHER; from the coding sequence ATGGCGGATGAGTTCGAGCAGAAACAGGAAGAGCCCACCGCGCGCAAGCTCGAAAAAGCCCGGGAAGAAGGTCAGGTTGCCCGGAGCCGGGAGGTGGGATCGCTGTTTTTCCTGCTGGCGGCTCTTCTCCTGTTCGGATCGGTGGGACATACCGTTGTGGTGGGACTGGAAAACCAGATGGAGCAAGGCTTTGTCGAGGCTCCATCGATTCGGCTCACGCCAGATTCCATCGGACCGTACCTGGGAAAAATTCTGTGGAACACCCTGAAAACCGGATTCCCCCTGTGGGGAGGCTTTCTGGCCGCCTCGATCCTGGCTTTTCTTTTTCAGGGGCCGCCGGTCTGGTCGGTGAAAGCCCTGGTTCCCAAATGGGAACGGGTGTCCCCGGTCAAGGGCATGGGGCGTTTGTTTTCGGGACGATCCCTCATCGAGCTGGCAAAGTATCTCGTCAAGGTCCTGCTTGTCATGTTCGTTGTCCTGTGGTCACTGCGGGGAGACTGGGAGAGGCTCCCCGCTCTGCAGGCCGCCGGCGTCCACCGGTTTTTCGGCGCTCTTACAGGGTTTTTGAGGGATGCCCTGTACCGGTTGATTCCGCTGTTCGTGGTCATCGCCATTCTGGATTTTCTCCTGCAACGGATTCAGCTGAACCGTTCGTTACGGATGACCCGCTCGGAAATACGCGAAGAGTTCAAGGAAACGGAAGGCGACCCGCATGTCCGCTCCCGGATCCGGTCGATCCAGAGGGCCATGGCCAGACGAAGGATGATGGCCAAGGTCAAGACGGCCACCGTGGTCGTCACCAACCCGACGCATTTCGCGGTGGCGATCCGTTACGAACCGATGACGATGGCGGCTCCCGTGGTGGTGGCCAAGGGTCAGGACGAGGTGGCGCTGAACATCCGGAAGATCGCCCGGGAAGCCCGTGTTCCGGTGATGGAGAACCCGCCGCTGGCGCGAACGCTCTACGCCGCCTGTCCACTCGACCGGGAGATTCCCGTCGAATTCTACCAGGCGGTGG